The genome window GACATCTGGATCGTGTTGGGTTGAAATAACAACCGTATCCACGCGCACTGGACGATCGTTTTCATCGTACTCAACAGTGACTTGTGATTTGGCATCTGGACGAAGATAGCTAATTTCCCCAGACTTACGAAGCTCTGCCAAACGACGAACCAACTTATGACTGAGTGAGATTGGCAATGGCATGAGTTCTTCTGTTTCATCCACCGCAAAACCAAACATGAGACCTTGGTCTCCTGCACCAATCAAATCGAGTGGATCTTGATCCGTATTCCCACGTACTTCTAGGGCTTCGTTTACCCCTTGAGCGATATCAGGAGATTGTTCCACCAATGATGGGTGTACTCCAACAGTTTCAGCTGAGAATCCATATTCCGTATTAGTATAACCAATCTCTGCAATGGTATCACGAACCACACGATTAATATCCACATAAGCAGTCGTTGAAATCTCGCCAAAGACATGCACGGAACCAGTATAAACAGCTGTTTCGGCAGCCACGTGAGCTTCTGGATCTTGCTCTAAAATAGCATCTAAAATAGCATCTGAAATTTGGTCTGCAATCTTATCTGGATGCCCCTCAGATACTGATTCAGACGTGAAAAGTTTACGTTCTGACATAAAAATGTCCCCCCTTAAAAAATATTGTTATAGAGTTACAAAGTACTGATAGAAGATTTCTACCACCTTATCGGGACCATATAACATCTAATTATAACACAATTTCTCTCATAACTTCTTTATTTCTAAAAAGAAAAAGATATAGTTTAAAACTATATCTTTTTCCTTAATCCCTAATAGGAAATTTCAAGTTGTTTAAAGTAGAAAGTTGAACGCGAATGATATAACAGTTGCCACATTTAGTAGAATACTCCAAATTTTCCTATTCTTTATTTAGATTTTTAGGAAATATACCTCCAATAAATACCAGGACTCCTAAAACCAAGGATAAAATATTTGGACCTGTCCAATAAGGATCTAGCGTACCTATGATGGAAACAATAAATAAGACGGCTGATGTATTTAAGAGACCCACATTTCCATTCCTCATACCTATGAAAAGTAATATAGTCGCAATCATAAAACAAATATAATGGATGGCACCAATATATAAGATCAGTAGATACATGGGGTTTCCTAAAAATAAAGGAAAAATCATAATACCAAGGTGGCAGACTGCTATTATAAGGGCGCTCCATAACCAAGACGAATGAAGAATGATCCTCTTTGGCGAATTTTCTTTATCATTGTTTGATTGTATATCAGCATTCAACTGATCGTTTACATCTATCTCTCCTTCTACTTGAGGGTATTCCATCTCTGGTTTAATTTCAATAGATGATACTTCTTGTACTTTCACCTTGGACTCCCAGCTAGCTGCAACTTTCTCAAGTAAACTAAAAACACGACAAGCAATATAAATCGATAAGAGAAGATAAAAGAGACCGTAAAAACTTATACGAGTGATGAAAGAGTATACTATACCTATCTCAACAAGGGAAGATAAAATGAGCAAAAGAGAAAAGACTTTCTGAAGTTTATCACTTGTACTTGTGATCATAACATTAATCAGAAGTAAAAACATTAACTCCATTACACTGTATCGAAGTGTAAAAGCGTAAATATCACTCGTTCTATCCATACCAATCAATATAAATAGTGGAGAAATATTTGTAGAGGCAACAAATAGTACTAAATAAGCTATCGATGATTTCCAACCATCTTTACTTTTCCAATTGTTTAAAAGCTCCCTCATTTCTACATTCTTTATAAGCAACCAAATCCATATTAAACAAATGATATTTAGCACAAAGGAAATGTTCAGCAGATTTGTTGGGGAAAAAGGTGGTAAAAAAAACATCAGTAGTTGAGTAATTGAGAGGAGAAGAACAGCTATCAATCCTTCAACATTTAAACGTTGCTTCATGATTCTCCAAATTACCCAGCAAATAATCATTCCATTCCATATAGAAAAAATACTAGAGGTAGTGATCAGTGGTGTATTTCCATTTAAATTTTGGACATTATAGCTCTCTACTAGACTACTACCATAAGAAACAAGATAAAGAATTGCTTCAAGAATTAGCAGTATACCATACCATTTTTTTCTAGACATAGATTCTCCTCCGCTTTCTAAGAAAAGTATTTAACGATCCATTTATTTAAATTATAACACAGTTTGTAACCGTTTTCCTAGTGAGTTGTCAGAAATAAATAAAAAAGATAGGTTTAAACACCCTACCTGCTATCATCACTCTTCATTTTTTAACAATACAGTTCCAATCAATACCAACACTCCTACCACAAACGGTGGTATATGATTAATCACCCAAGAAGGATCACCCGCAGCAATAAATGAAAGAACATAAATAGCTGCTGCTATATAAAGAGTTGCTTTATTGC of Streptococcus sp. S5 contains these proteins:
- the metK gene encoding methionine adenosyltransferase; protein product: MSERKLFTSESVSEGHPDKIADQISDAILDAILEQDPEAHVAAETAVYTGSVHVFGEISTTAYVDINRVVRDTIAEIGYTNTEYGFSAETVGVHPSLVEQSPDIAQGVNEALEVRGNTDQDPLDLIGAGDQGLMFGFAVDETEELMPLPISLSHKLVRRLAELRKSGEISYLRPDAKSQVTVEYDENDRPVRVDTVVISTQHDPDVSNKQIHEDVINKVIKEVIPASYLDDETKFFINPTGRFVIGGPQGDSGLTGRKIIVDTYGGYSRHGGGAFSGKDATKVDRSASYAARYIAKNIVAAGLAKKAEVQLAYAIGVAHPVSVRIDTFGTGTVAESKLEKAARQIFDLRPAGIIQMLDLKRPIYRQTAAYGHMGRTDIDLPWERLDKVDALKEAVK
- a CDS encoding ABC transporter permease, which encodes MSRKKWYGILLILEAILYLVSYGSSLVESYNVQNLNGNTPLITTSSIFSIWNGMIICWVIWRIMKQRLNVEGLIAVLLLSITQLLMFFLPPFSPTNLLNISFVLNIICLIWIWLLIKNVEMRELLNNWKSKDGWKSSIAYLVLFVASTNISPLFILIGMDRTSDIYAFTLRYSVMELMFLLLINVMITSTSDKLQKVFSLLLILSSLVEIGIVYSFITRISFYGLFYLLLSIYIACRVFSLLEKVAASWESKVKVQEVSSIEIKPEMEYPQVEGEIDVNDQLNADIQSNNDKENSPKRIILHSSWLWSALIIAVCHLGIMIFPLFLGNPMYLLILYIGAIHYICFMIATILLFIGMRNGNVGLLNTSAVLFIVSIIGTLDPYWTGPNILSLVLGVLVFIGGIFPKNLNKE